The following are from one region of the Gadus chalcogrammus isolate NIFS_2021 chromosome 19, NIFS_Gcha_1.0, whole genome shotgun sequence genome:
- the LOC130372394 gene encoding adhesive plaque matrix protein-like, whose amino-acid sequence MALIMRVLQLSLLLDVGCQVYAYRIGYAEPEMPTYGLQQPPSYKPEQPPSYKPEQPPSYKPHPQQQHPSDKPQQQHPSYKPQPQQQQHPSYKPQQQQHPSYKPQQQQQHPSYKPQQQQQHPIYKPQQQQQPSYKPQQQPQQPSSYKPQQPSIYKPQQPSSYKPQEPSYDQQHPSYKPQQPQQQQEQQQHPSDKPQQQHPSDKPQQQQPSYKPQQQHPSYKPQQQQQQHPSYKPQQQQQHPSYKPQQQQQHPSYNPQPQQQQHPSYKPQQQHPSYKPQQEQHPSYKPQQQQQQHPSYKPHQQQQHPSYKPQQQQHPSYKPQKPSSYKPQEPSYDQQQPQQQHPSDKPQQQHPSYKPQQQHPIYKPHQPSSYKPQEPSYDQQQPQHPSDKPQQQQQQRHPSDKPQQQQQQHPSDKPQQQQHPSYKPQQQQHPSYKPQQQQQHPSYKPQQQQQHPIYKPQQQQHPTYKPQQQQQQHPSYKPQQQQQHPIYKPQQQQQQHPTYKPQPQQQQQHPSYKPQQQQQQHPIYKPQQQQHPIYKPQQPSYKPQQQQQQQHPSYKPQQQQQHPIYKPQQQQHPIYKPQQPSYKPQQQQHPSYKQ is encoded by the exons ATGGCTTTAATAATGAG gGTACTTCAATTGTCTCTACTCCTTGATGTTGGGTGTCAAGTGTATG CTTACAGGATCGGATATGCTGAGCCGGAGATGCCTACGTATGGGCtgcagcagcctcctagctacaagccagagcaacctcctagctacaagccagagcaacctcctagctacaagccccacccccagcagcagcatcctagcgacaagccccagcagcagcatcctagctacaagccgcagccccagcagcagcaacatcctagctacaagccccagcagcagcaacatcctagctacaagccccagcagcagcagcaacatcccagctacaagccccagcagcagcagcaacatcccatttacaagccccagcagcagcaacagcctagctacaagccccagcagcagccccagcagccttctagctacaagccccagcagccttctatctacaagccccagcagccttctagctacaagccacaggagcctagctacgaccagcagcatcctagctacaagccccagcagccgcagcagcagcaggagcagcagcagcatcctagcgacaagccccagcagcagcatcctagcgacaagccccagcagcagcagcctagctacaagccccagcagcagcatcctagctacaagccccagcagcagcagcagcaacatcctagctacaagccccagcagcagcagcaacatcctagctacaagccccagcagcagcagcaacatcctagctacaatccccagccccagcagcagcaacatcctagctacaagccccagcagcaacatcctagctacaagccccagcaggagcaacatcctagctacaagcctcagcagcagcagcagcaacatcctagctacaagccccatcagcagcagcaacatcctagctacaagccccagcagcagcaacatcctagctacaagccccagaagccttctagctacaagccacaggagcctagctacgaccagcaacagccccagcagcagcatcctagcgacaaaccccagcagcaacatcctagctacaagccccagcagcaacatcccatttacaagccccatcagccttctagctacaagccacaggagcctagctacgaccagcaacagccgcagcatcctagcgacaagccccagcagcagcagcagcagcggcatcctagcgacaagccccagcagcagcagcagcagcatcctagtgacaagccccagcagcagcaacatcccagctacaagccccagcagcagcaacatcccagctacaagccccagcagcagcagcaacatcccagctacaagccccagcagcagcagcaacatcccatttacaagccccagcagcagcaacatcccacttacaagccccagcagcagcagcagcaacatcctagctacaagccccagcagcagcagcaacatcccatttacaagccccagcagcagcagcagcaacatcccacttacaagccccagccccagcagcagcagcaacatcctagctacaagccccagcagcagcagcaacaacatcccatttacaagccccagcagcagcaacatcccatttataagccccagcagcctagctacaagccccagcagcagcagcagcagcaacatcctagctacaagccccagcagcagcaacaacatcccatttacaagccccagcagcagcaacatcccatttataagccccagcagcctagctacaagccccagcagcagcaacatcctagctacaagcagtAA